A genomic window from Caballeronia sp. SBC1 includes:
- a CDS encoding C40 family peptidase yields the protein MMWDELNRDIALDSQRYCTRESTRTVSFKGRLNNLLATVFSTLVLATASTSAHAETFDMAASKHIVTGSIEVGEPVSLDGDALNYHPVSTPDATWQSPELATNGAADRVSGVLEEAETMIGIRYLWGGNTPEEGLDCSGFVRYVYERAAGILLPRLSAQISRKGKPVAQTDLHPGDLVFFNTPRGAATHVGIYVGEHQFIHAPRTGAFIRVESMRSAYWTSRYYGARRVA from the coding sequence ATGATGTGGGATGAACTTAATCGCGATATCGCTCTCGATTCCCAGCGCTATTGTACGAGGGAAAGCACCAGAACTGTGTCGTTCAAAGGTCGGCTGAATAATCTGCTGGCAACGGTGTTCAGCACATTGGTATTAGCGACCGCGTCAACGTCGGCGCATGCAGAGACGTTCGACATGGCCGCCAGCAAACATATAGTGACTGGCTCCATTGAAGTCGGCGAGCCCGTTTCACTCGATGGCGATGCGTTGAATTACCATCCTGTTTCGACTCCGGATGCCACCTGGCAAAGTCCGGAACTCGCCACGAATGGGGCCGCTGACAGGGTTTCAGGCGTTCTGGAAGAAGCGGAGACTATGATCGGCATCCGTTACTTGTGGGGTGGCAATACGCCCGAGGAAGGGCTTGATTGCAGTGGCTTCGTGCGCTACGTCTACGAGAGGGCGGCAGGCATATTATTGCCTCGGCTATCGGCGCAAATCAGCAGGAAAGGCAAGCCGGTTGCGCAGACGGACTTGCATCCCGGCGATCTCGTATTTTTCAATACGCCTCGCGGTGCGGCGACTCACGTTGGCATTTATGTCGGCGAGCATCAGTTTATTCATGCACCGAGGACAGGCGCGTTTATTCGTGTTGAATCGATGAGAAGTGCTTATTGGACATCGCGATACTACGGTGCGCGCCGAGTCGCGTAA
- a CDS encoding ATP-binding cassette domain-containing protein, producing the protein MKPLYRVVKVQRLGALSFHTFINHWRKEGRLLAQLLWGTFALNLFALVIPLYMNAIYSRVIPAQADASLWVLSFGALLAFGLEYLFRMERAKVMVGLSRSIRSHIEPQVVDQLVRAPLSRTTDWGMATLNGLTGWAKARSLFWSLAASSVLDLLFCVLFFAVIAIVAGWLVFVPLAIWIVECSVVWRFDKYLQKSGLETPSTPFAPLAKPSAYSAGGAFDLLRSMFLSNVERNTSVEERRHVLQARCYAVLMALSSVQTVTTVVAAFYLLQGGHLAAGALFATVILAGRLGQPVFALVSVLPVLRQLRAVFDGINRTNESTAVVEADVARAVPNEQGWRAVDLQFAYLPDQPLLSGINLQILPGEKVAIIGAPASGKSTLAHILLGLMPPEQGQVRYNGQRLTGRRVEALSYQTHYMGQDGMLLGDTLGEYLSAETPETDEACVAALSSVPLQWLPPMLPNGLHTRFDKMPARLTSAQRQMLAMARLSLTQRPIWLLDEPTANLDGPTERAFIELAKNKMTTATTVVLLTDRGNLLSLVNRVIVLTDGAVAFDGSRDAFTTMRAHATAG; encoded by the coding sequence GTGAAGCCTCTTTATCGCGTGGTGAAGGTTCAGCGTCTCGGCGCATTGTCATTTCACACCTTCATCAATCATTGGCGTAAAGAAGGCCGGCTTCTGGCGCAACTGCTGTGGGGCACGTTCGCGCTCAATCTGTTCGCGCTCGTCATCCCGCTGTACATGAATGCCATCTATAGCCGCGTGATTCCTGCACAAGCGGACGCGTCGCTGTGGGTTCTCTCGTTTGGCGCGTTGCTCGCGTTCGGGCTGGAGTACTTGTTTCGCATGGAGCGCGCCAAAGTCATGGTCGGACTGTCACGCTCGATCCGTAGCCATATTGAACCTCAAGTCGTCGATCAACTCGTGCGTGCGCCGCTATCGCGCACCACTGACTGGGGCATGGCAACGCTCAACGGACTGACCGGATGGGCCAAGGCACGGTCGCTGTTCTGGAGCCTCGCGGCAAGCTCGGTACTCGACTTGCTGTTCTGCGTGTTGTTTTTCGCCGTGATCGCCATTGTTGCTGGTTGGCTGGTGTTCGTGCCGCTCGCAATCTGGATCGTAGAGTGCTCAGTCGTATGGCGCTTCGACAAATATCTGCAGAAAAGTGGTCTCGAAACTCCGTCTACGCCGTTCGCGCCGCTCGCGAAACCGTCAGCTTATTCTGCCGGTGGTGCATTCGACCTGTTGAGAAGCATGTTCCTGAGCAACGTCGAAAGAAATACGTCCGTCGAGGAACGCCGGCACGTGCTGCAGGCGCGGTGTTATGCGGTGTTGATGGCGTTGTCGTCGGTGCAGACCGTGACTACGGTTGTCGCGGCGTTTTATCTGCTGCAGGGTGGTCATCTGGCTGCGGGCGCTCTGTTCGCTACCGTGATTCTCGCCGGGAGGCTTGGACAGCCGGTGTTCGCACTGGTCAGCGTGCTTCCCGTGCTGCGCCAGTTGCGCGCCGTGTTCGACGGCATCAATCGCACTAACGAGTCAACCGCGGTTGTTGAGGCGGACGTGGCCCGCGCCGTCCCCAATGAACAGGGTTGGCGCGCCGTCGATCTCCAGTTCGCCTATTTGCCTGACCAGCCATTGCTGAGCGGCATCAATCTACAGATATTGCCTGGTGAGAAGGTCGCCATCATTGGCGCACCCGCATCCGGCAAGAGTACGCTTGCGCATATTTTGCTGGGACTCATGCCGCCGGAACAAGGCCAGGTACGCTACAACGGTCAGCGGCTGACCGGCCGTCGCGTTGAAGCGCTGAGTTATCAGACGCACTACATGGGCCAGGACGGCATGCTGCTTGGCGATACGCTTGGCGAATATCTATCGGCGGAAACACCGGAAACCGATGAAGCATGCGTGGCCGCATTGAGTAGCGTTCCGCTGCAATGGCTGCCGCCCATGCTTCCGAACGGCCTGCACACGCGCTTCGACAAGATGCCGGCAAGGCTCACTTCGGCGCAGCGCCAAATGCTCGCAATGGCGCGACTCTCATTGACCCAGCGGCCCATATGGCTGCTGGACGAGCCGACGGCTAATCTCGATGGCCCGACTGAACGAGCGTTCATTGAACTCGCAAAGAACAAGATGACGACGGCAACAACGGTCGTGTTGCTGACGGATCGGGGCAATCTGCTTTCGCTCGTCAATCGTGTGATTGTTCTTACCGATGGCGCTGTCGCATTCGACGGTTCGCGCGATGCTTTCACGACAATGCGTGCCCACGCGACGGCAGGTTGA
- a CDS encoding indolepyruvate ferredoxin oxidoreductase family protein: protein MNAPLDAEQKASLEAALNSVTLDDKYTLERGRAYMSGIQALVRLPMLQQQRDHAAGLNTAGFISGYRGSPLGALDQHLWKAKKHLASHQVVFQPGVNEDLAATAVWGSQQVNLYPSAKYDGVFSMWYGKGPGVDRTGDVFKHGNSAGSSPHGGVLVLAGDDHAAKSSTLAHQSEHIFKACGLPVLFPSNVQEYLDFGLHGWAMSRYSGLWVAMKCVTDVVESSASVDIDPHRTKIILPTDFAMPDGGLNIRWPDPPLVQEARLLDYKWYAALAYVRANKLDRIEIESPNARFGIMTAGKAYLDVRQALSDLGLDDETCSRIGIRLYKVGCVWPLEAQGAHAFAHGLQEILVVEEKRQILEYAIKEELYNWPDAQRPRVFGKFDEKDGAGGEWSVPMGNWLLPAHYELSPAIIAKAIATRLDKFDLPADVRARIATRIAVIEAKERALARPRVEAERKPWFCSGCPHNTSTNVPEGSRALAGIGCHYMTVWMDRSTSTFSQMGGEGVAWIGQAPFTNDKHVFANLGDGTYFHSGLLAIRAAIASKNNITYKILYNDAVAMTGGQPVDGVLTVPQITHQLAAEGATKIVIVTDEPEKYHANVGLAPGIDVFHRDKLDEVQRQLREIAGTTILIYDQTCATEKRRRRKRGTYPDPAKRVVINEAVCEGCGDCSVKSNCLSVEPLDTEYGTKRQINQSTCNKDYSCVNGFCPSFVTVEGGQLKKPKVSSISGDAMPPVPMPELPLIDRPYGVLVTGVGGTGVVTIGALLGMASHLEQKGVTVLDVTGLAQKGGAVMSHVQIATHPGDIHATRIAMGEADLVIGCDPIVTASDECGSRMQPGHTRVVVNSAETPTAEFIKNPNWRFPGASAEADIRAAAGEHVALVDANRFAVALLGDAIYTNPFVLGFAWQRGWVPLRHESLVRAIELNAVQVEKNLAAFEWGRHAAHDLEGVTRFVKAQGRGAISTASDSGSKIIALHTPKALDALIEKRIAYLVDYQNEAYATRYGRLVAQVRSAEALIGFGDGQYALTEAVAKNLHKLMAYKDEYEVARLYADPAFVERLKGSFEGDWKVKFHLAPPMLSKKDAHGHLIKKQYGPWVLSAMKVLAKMKFLRGTSFDIFGKTEERKMERTLITDYEALVKELIGGLTAEKLPLAIELASLPDSMRGYGHVKDNNVNAARIKWNALLTKWRTPAGGETRQVA, encoded by the coding sequence ATGAATGCCCCCCTTGACGCGGAACAAAAAGCTTCCCTAGAAGCCGCGCTGAATTCCGTCACTCTCGACGACAAATACACCCTGGAACGCGGTCGCGCGTACATGAGCGGCATACAGGCGCTGGTTCGGCTGCCGATGCTGCAACAACAACGCGATCATGCTGCCGGACTGAACACCGCCGGTTTTATTTCCGGCTATCGCGGCTCCCCGCTCGGCGCACTCGACCAACATCTGTGGAAAGCGAAGAAACATCTCGCCTCGCATCAGGTCGTGTTCCAGCCCGGTGTGAACGAAGACCTCGCGGCCACGGCGGTCTGGGGTTCGCAGCAGGTCAATCTATATCCCAGCGCCAAATACGACGGCGTGTTCTCGATGTGGTACGGCAAAGGGCCGGGCGTCGACAGAACCGGTGATGTCTTCAAGCACGGAAATTCAGCGGGTTCATCGCCGCATGGCGGTGTGCTCGTGCTCGCCGGCGACGATCACGCCGCTAAATCCTCGACGCTCGCGCATCAGTCGGAACACATTTTCAAGGCGTGCGGGCTGCCGGTTCTGTTTCCATCGAATGTGCAGGAGTATCTGGATTTCGGCCTGCACGGCTGGGCCATGAGCCGATATTCCGGCCTCTGGGTCGCGATGAAATGCGTGACGGACGTGGTGGAGTCATCGGCTTCTGTCGATATCGATCCGCATCGCACGAAAATTATTCTGCCGACTGATTTCGCAATGCCCGATGGCGGCCTCAACATCCGCTGGCCTGATCCGCCGCTGGTTCAGGAAGCGCGGCTGCTCGACTACAAGTGGTACGCGGCGCTCGCCTATGTACGCGCGAACAAGTTGGACAGGATCGAGATTGAATCACCGAACGCGCGCTTCGGGATCATGACGGCGGGTAAGGCTTATCTCGACGTTCGCCAGGCTTTATCAGACCTCGGTCTCGACGATGAAACCTGCTCGCGCATCGGCATACGCTTGTACAAGGTCGGTTGCGTGTGGCCGCTCGAAGCTCAAGGTGCGCATGCATTTGCACATGGGCTGCAGGAGATTCTGGTCGTTGAAGAAAAACGCCAGATCCTGGAATACGCGATCAAGGAAGAGCTCTATAACTGGCCCGATGCGCAACGGCCGCGCGTGTTCGGCAAGTTCGACGAGAAGGATGGCGCAGGCGGCGAATGGTCCGTACCGATGGGCAACTGGCTGCTACCGGCACACTACGAGCTATCGCCGGCGATCATCGCAAAGGCGATTGCCACGCGCCTCGACAAGTTCGATCTCCCCGCCGATGTCCGCGCGCGCATCGCGACGCGTATTGCCGTGATCGAAGCGAAGGAAAGAGCGCTGGCGCGGCCGCGCGTGGAAGCAGAGCGCAAGCCGTGGTTCTGCTCGGGCTGTCCGCACAATACATCGACTAACGTGCCTGAAGGATCGCGCGCGCTGGCAGGTATCGGTTGCCATTACATGACCGTGTGGATGGACCGGAGCACGAGCACGTTCAGCCAGATGGGCGGCGAAGGCGTCGCGTGGATCGGCCAGGCGCCGTTCACGAACGACAAGCACGTGTTCGCCAATCTGGGCGATGGCACGTACTTCCACTCCGGCCTGCTCGCGATCCGCGCAGCGATCGCGTCGAAGAACAACATCACTTACAAGATCCTCTACAACGACGCCGTCGCGATGACCGGCGGGCAGCCTGTAGACGGCGTGCTCACCGTACCGCAGATCACGCATCAACTGGCGGCCGAAGGCGCGACGAAGATCGTAATTGTCACCGATGAACCCGAGAAATATCACGCGAACGTTGGATTGGCGCCGGGTATTGATGTGTTTCATCGCGACAAGCTCGATGAAGTTCAGCGCCAGCTGAGGGAAATTGCCGGCACCACGATCCTGATCTACGACCAAACGTGCGCGACGGAAAAACGCCGGCGCAGGAAACGCGGCACGTATCCCGATCCGGCGAAGCGCGTGGTCATCAACGAAGCCGTGTGCGAAGGCTGCGGCGATTGCTCGGTGAAATCGAATTGCCTGTCGGTCGAACCGCTCGATACCGAATACGGCACGAAACGCCAGATCAACCAATCGACCTGCAACAAGGACTACTCGTGCGTGAACGGCTTCTGCCCGAGCTTCGTCACGGTTGAAGGCGGGCAGTTGAAGAAACCGAAGGTATCGAGTATTTCCGGCGATGCCATGCCTCCCGTCCCCATGCCGGAGCTGCCGCTGATCGACCGGCCGTATGGCGTGTTGGTCACGGGCGTAGGCGGAACGGGCGTTGTGACGATTGGCGCGCTGCTCGGCATGGCGTCGCATCTCGAGCAAAAAGGCGTGACCGTGCTCGATGTCACCGGCCTCGCGCAAAAGGGCGGCGCAGTGATGAGTCACGTGCAAATCGCCACGCATCCCGGCGATATCCACGCCACACGCATCGCGATGGGCGAAGCGGATTTGGTGATCGGCTGCGATCCTATCGTGACAGCCAGCGACGAATGCGGTTCGCGCATGCAACCCGGCCATACGCGCGTGGTGGTGAACAGCGCCGAAACGCCAACTGCCGAGTTCATCAAGAATCCGAACTGGCGCTTCCCCGGCGCGAGCGCAGAAGCCGATATTCGCGCGGCCGCGGGCGAGCACGTTGCGCTAGTCGATGCGAATCGCTTCGCCGTTGCTTTACTCGGCGATGCCATTTACACCAATCCGTTCGTGCTGGGTTTTGCATGGCAACGCGGCTGGGTGCCGTTGCGGCATGAATCGTTGGTTCGCGCTATCGAATTGAATGCAGTGCAGGTCGAAAAGAACCTCGCGGCGTTCGAATGGGGACGTCACGCAGCGCACGATCTTGAGGGCGTCACGCGGTTTGTCAAGGCGCAAGGTCGCGGCGCGATTTCGACAGCCTCGGATAGTGGCAGCAAGATCATCGCGCTGCACACACCAAAGGCGCTGGATGCGCTGATTGAAAAGCGCATCGCTTATCTTGTCGATTACCAGAACGAAGCGTATGCGACGCGTTATGGCCGGCTTGTGGCGCAAGTGCGTTCGGCGGAAGCTTTGATCGGTTTCGGCGATGGCCAGTACGCGTTGACCGAAGCTGTCGCTAAAAATCTGCACAAGCTGATGGCGTACAAGGACGAGTATGAAGTCGCGCGCCTTTATGCCGATCCGGCGTTCGTGGAACGGTTGAAAGGCAGTTTCGAAGGTGACTGGAAAGTGAAATTCCACCTCGCGCCGCCCATGCTCTCAAAGAAGGACGCGCACGGTCATCTGATCAAGAAGCAGTATGGCCCGTGGGTTTTATCCGCTATGAAGGTTTTGGCGAAGATGAAGTTCCTGCGCGGTACATCGTTCGATATCTTCGGCAAAACTGAAGAACGGAAGATGGAACGGACGCTGATTACGGATTACGAGGCGCTGGTGAAAGAGTTGATCGGTGGATTGACAGCGGAGAAGTTGCCGCTGGCGATAGAACTGGCAAGCCTGCCTGATTCGATGCGCGGTTACGGTCACGTGAAGGACAACAACGTGAACGCAGCGCGTATCAAATGGAATGCGTTGCTGACGAAGTGGCGTACGCCCGCAGGCGGCGAGACCCGGCAAGTAGCCTGA
- a CDS encoding C40 family peptidase, which yields MERSNSEIIDCRKRQTDGLARSLQRYFARLAAIACSSVIFSTAAANASPTDTSTKSVTVDAIEVGDLNSLDSEAIAARIFPDDEPVAANSANSPVASNAKLAGVVKKAETMIGVPYLWGGNTPEEGLDCSGFVRYVYQKVTGMLLPRLSAQISRKGSAIAQPDLHPGDLVFFNTPRGAATHVGIYVGGQQFIHAPRTGAFIRIESMNSAYWTSRYYGARRVA from the coding sequence ATGGAACGCAGCAACTCTGAAATTATCGATTGCCGCAAAAGGCAAACGGACGGTTTAGCTCGTTCACTGCAACGCTATTTCGCGCGTCTTGCCGCGATTGCATGCAGCAGCGTCATCTTCTCGACCGCAGCGGCCAATGCTTCGCCTACAGACACCAGCACAAAAAGCGTTACGGTTGACGCTATAGAGGTTGGCGATCTCAATTCACTCGACAGCGAGGCTATTGCCGCAAGGATTTTCCCGGACGACGAGCCGGTTGCGGCGAACTCAGCGAATTCGCCCGTGGCATCGAATGCGAAACTCGCCGGCGTGGTGAAGAAGGCCGAAACAATGATCGGGGTACCTTACTTGTGGGGCGGCAATACGCCAGAGGAAGGTCTCGATTGCAGCGGCTTCGTGCGCTATGTTTATCAGAAGGTGACGGGAATGCTATTGCCGAGGTTATCGGCACAAATTAGCAGGAAGGGCAGCGCGATTGCGCAACCCGACCTGCATCCGGGCGACCTTGTTTTCTTTAATACGCCTCGGGGAGCAGCTACGCACGTCGGCATCTACGTGGGCGGACAACAGTTCATTCACGCACCGCGAACAGGCGCATTTATTCGCATTGAATCAATGAATAGCGCTTATTGGACATCACGATACTACGGTGCGCGCCGAGTCGCGTAA